In Fibrobacter sp. UWH4, a single genomic region encodes these proteins:
- a CDS encoding restriction endonuclease subunit S: protein MRKYARYKDSGISWIGDVPEHWETKRLKYVVDEFCKGNGITKEEVFPDGDIKCVRYGEIYSKYDVSFSDCYSLTKNKFIASPQYFSYGDILFAGTGELVEEIGKNIVYLGNEKCLAGGDIIVAKHSQNPSFLNYALESKYCRIQKSYGKAKLKVVHISAGEIGNIVILLPPLPEQKTIAEYLDKKTAQINELVSAKQKQIELLKEYKQSVIANAVTGKIDERREKRKWKDSGISWIGKIPENWEVDKLGHRFIQRKEKVSDKDYPPLSVSKMGVTPQLESACKTDDGDNRKLVLKGDFVVNSRSDRKGSCGLSELDGSVSLINIVATPRNIDGHYIHYLFRSNNYIEEFYRMGRGIVADLWTTRWSEMRTIMIPVPPLSEQKEIVAYIEKKVSSIDSQIASIENQIANLNEYKQSLISDVVTGKVKVC, encoded by the coding sequence ATGAGAAAGTATGCGCGATATAAAGATTCAGGAATCTCTTGGATAGGAGATGTGCCGGAGCATTGGGAAACGAAACGTTTGAAATATGTTGTCGATGAATTTTGTAAAGGAAATGGAATTACAAAAGAAGAAGTTTTCCCAGATGGTGATATAAAATGTGTTCGATATGGGGAAATCTATTCTAAATACGATGTTTCATTTTCTGATTGTTACTCTCTAACAAAAAATAAATTTATTGCGTCTCCACAGTATTTCTCATATGGAGATATTCTCTTTGCGGGTACGGGGGAACTTGTAGAGGAAATTGGAAAAAATATTGTATACCTAGGAAATGAAAAATGTTTGGCTGGAGGAGATATAATTGTTGCCAAGCATTCACAAAACCCATCGTTTCTTAATTATGCACTAGAAAGTAAGTATTGCCGAATACAAAAGAGTTATGGGAAAGCCAAGTTGAAAGTTGTTCATATTTCAGCAGGTGAAATCGGAAATATCGTTATTCTTCTCCCTCCGCTTCCAGAACAAAAGACGATTGCGGAATACCTGGACAAAAAGACTGCGCAAATCAATGAACTTGTTTCGGCAAAACAGAAACAAATCGAACTCCTGAAAGAATACAAACAATCCGTTATCGCAAATGCCGTCACAGGCAAGATAGACGAAAGACGAGAGAAACGCAAATGGAAAGATTCTGGCATTTCTTGGATAGGAAAAATCCCTGAAAACTGGGAAGTGGATAAATTGGGACATCGCTTTATTCAAAGGAAAGAAAAAGTTTCCGATAAAGATTATCCGCCATTGTCAGTATCTAAAATGGGTGTGACTCCGCAATTGGAAAGTGCTTGCAAAACCGATGATGGAGATAATAGAAAGTTGGTTCTGAAAGGGGATTTTGTTGTTAATTCTCGTTCAGACCGAAAGGGATCTTGCGGTTTATCCGAATTAGATGGTTCTGTTTCCTTGATTAATATTGTTGCTACGCCACGTAATATAGATGGGCATTACATTCATTACTTGTTTAGGAGTAATAATTATATAGAAGAATTCTATCGTATGGGTCGAGGGATTGTGGCTGATTTGTGGACCACGCGATGGAGCGAAATGCGAACAATTATGATTCCTGTCCCTCCTCTTTCCGAACAAAAGGAAATTGTCGCCTATATAGAGAAGAAGGTTTCTTCTATCGATTCTCAAATTGCGTCCATCGAAAATCAGATTGCGAACTTGAACGAGTATAAGCAAAGTTTAATAAGTGATGTGGTTACAGGCAAGGTAAAAGTTTGTTAG
- a CDS encoding type I restriction endonuclease subunit R: MSTDTSEKGLETLIEKCLLETNGYYRGVPSDYSTDYALDCDKLELFLCSTQEDKVQRTVDFKNPHIRHSFFDRLKNEITKRGVIDVIRKGYNYNTTHFDMYYPFPSELSESGQSYYDRNIFSVTRQVHFSVANPDLSIDMVIFINGMPVITIELKNHYTGQTVLNAVAQYSNPNERNPKELLLQPRRCAVHFAVDDDNIRMCTELKGKESWFLPFDKGVDGGAGNPVNPGGPRTAYLWDYVLTKQTLSYIVENLAQVAKFTDEKGRVVKESVVWPRYHQLDAVRYLVQETKSHELGQKFLIQHSAGSGKSNTITWLAFMLAQQLRGTEKLMDSIIVVTDRVNLDKQIRNNINAYNQLGNIVGWADSSETLRKELTAGKRIIITIVHKFPFILKEIGTALADRRFAIIIDEAHSSQSGSLSAKMNMAIAGVDVENEEDFEDILNKTIEGRKMVKNANYYAFTATPKNKTLEMFGKKIPQPDGKPKFEPHHNYTMRQAIQEGFILDVLKNYTPYQSYYKVVESEIIRKRKENPEFDRDQAQKKIRWYVESRPETVEKKAAIIVNHFINNVINRNKVGGQARAMVVTAGIERAIDYYYAISKQLQDMRSPYKAVVAFSGKKMYHGKEETESSINKFPSADIEKNMKLDPYRILVVADKFQTGYDEPLLHTMYVDKGLTDIKAVQTLSRLNRCHPKKKDTFILDFANDPEDIKESFQRYYKMTTLAGETDPNKLNDLIFELDEFNIYTQAEIDLYCRKYLGSSPREELDPIIDTCVERFKNDLQEEQQIACKSAMKNFVRIYTFLAAIMPFGSEDWEKRWTFYKYLVMKLPKLKREDFTEGLLESIDFDQLRIVEQEAAKISLENENAEIAPVPTGNGAAGKKEPDLVKLSDILEEFNQRYGGVEWEYPDKVKKDIDELPKELAENESFANAVLHADESTVQIEGGDALQQIIVKNMAARSELFRIFLENQEFQNFLVERVINAARTMVRGAAG; the protein is encoded by the coding sequence ATGTCGACGGATACTTCAGAAAAGGGTCTCGAAACTCTCATCGAAAAATGTCTTCTTGAGACTAACGGCTACTATAGGGGTGTGCCGTCCGATTACAGCACCGATTACGCCTTGGATTGCGACAAGTTGGAGCTGTTCCTTTGCTCCACGCAAGAAGACAAAGTCCAAAGAACTGTAGATTTCAAGAATCCGCATATCCGTCATTCGTTCTTTGACAGGCTTAAGAACGAAATCACCAAGCGTGGCGTCATTGACGTCATCCGCAAGGGCTACAATTACAATACCACGCACTTCGACATGTATTACCCGTTCCCGTCCGAGTTGAGCGAATCGGGACAAAGTTATTACGACAGGAACATTTTTTCCGTTACGCGCCAGGTTCACTTTAGCGTCGCGAACCCTGACTTGTCTATCGACATGGTGATTTTCATTAACGGCATGCCTGTCATCACCATCGAACTCAAGAATCATTATACTGGCCAGACCGTGTTGAATGCGGTGGCGCAGTATTCTAACCCGAATGAACGTAATCCCAAGGAATTGCTACTGCAGCCTAGGCGTTGTGCTGTCCATTTTGCCGTAGATGACGACAACATCCGCATGTGCACGGAATTGAAGGGCAAGGAATCGTGGTTCCTGCCGTTTGACAAGGGTGTCGATGGCGGTGCCGGCAACCCGGTAAATCCTGGTGGCCCGCGAACGGCCTACTTGTGGGATTATGTGCTTACAAAGCAGACTCTCTCCTACATTGTTGAAAACCTGGCTCAGGTCGCAAAATTTACCGATGAAAAGGGAAGAGTCGTCAAGGAATCGGTTGTGTGGCCCCGCTACCACCAGCTTGATGCCGTCCGTTATCTGGTGCAAGAAACCAAGTCGCATGAACTGGGGCAAAAGTTTCTGATTCAGCACAGTGCGGGTTCGGGTAAGTCGAATACGATTACGTGGCTTGCCTTTATGCTGGCCCAGCAACTGCGCGGAACGGAAAAGCTGATGGATTCCATCATCGTCGTGACTGACCGCGTGAACCTCGACAAGCAAATCCGCAACAACATCAATGCCTATAACCAGCTCGGCAATATTGTCGGCTGGGCGGATTCTTCGGAAACGCTTCGCAAGGAACTCACTGCGGGCAAGCGAATTATCATCACGATTGTTCACAAGTTCCCGTTTATTCTCAAGGAAATCGGTACTGCTCTCGCTGACCGCCGTTTTGCAATCATCATTGACGAAGCGCATAGCAGCCAAAGTGGCTCGCTCTCGGCTAAAATGAACATGGCGATTGCCGGTGTCGATGTCGAGAACGAGGAAGATTTTGAGGATATCTTGAACAAGACCATCGAAGGCCGCAAGATGGTGAAGAACGCAAATTACTACGCCTTTACCGCGACCCCAAAGAACAAGACTCTCGAAATGTTCGGAAAAAAGATTCCGCAGCCCGATGGAAAACCGAAATTCGAACCGCACCACAATTACACCATGCGCCAGGCCATTCAGGAAGGCTTTATCTTGGATGTGCTGAAAAACTATACGCCGTACCAGAGTTACTACAAGGTCGTTGAATCGGAAATCATCCGCAAGCGAAAGGAAAATCCCGAATTTGACCGCGACCAGGCGCAAAAGAAAATCCGCTGGTATGTGGAAAGTCGCCCCGAAACGGTCGAGAAAAAAGCCGCCATCATTGTAAACCACTTTATCAATAACGTCATCAACAGGAACAAGGTGGGTGGACAGGCCCGTGCCATGGTGGTGACTGCCGGAATCGAAAGAGCGATTGATTACTATTACGCCATTTCGAAGCAGTTGCAAGATATGCGTAGCCCGTATAAGGCTGTTGTCGCGTTCAGCGGGAAAAAGATGTATCACGGCAAGGAAGAAACCGAGTCGAGCATCAACAAGTTCCCGTCTGCCGATATCGAAAAGAACATGAAGCTGGATCCGTATCGCATTCTCGTTGTCGCTGACAAGTTCCAGACCGGTTACGACGAACCGTTGCTGCACACAATGTATGTCGATAAGGGCTTGACTGATATCAAGGCCGTGCAGACGCTTAGTCGCTTGAACCGTTGCCACCCAAAAAAGAAGGACACGTTCATTCTCGATTTCGCGAATGATCCCGAAGATATCAAGGAATCGTTCCAGCGCTATTACAAGATGACGACGCTTGCGGGCGAGACTGATCCGAATAAACTGAATGACCTGATTTTCGAACTGGATGAATTCAACATTTACACGCAAGCTGAAATTGATTTGTATTGCAGAAAATATCTGGGTTCATCCCCGCGCGAAGAACTGGACCCGATTATTGATACGTGCGTGGAACGATTCAAGAATGACCTGCAAGAAGAACAGCAGATTGCCTGCAAGAGCGCCATGAAGAATTTCGTGCGCATTTACACCTTCCTTGCCGCCATTATGCCGTTTGGTAGTGAGGATTGGGAAAAACGTTGGACGTTCTACAAGTATCTTGTGATGAAATTGCCCAAGCTGAAACGCGAAGACTTTACCGAAGGCTTGCTGGAATCAATTGACTTTGACCAGTTGCGAATTGTGGAACAGGAAGCGGCAAAAATTTCCCTTGAAAACGAGAATGCCGAAATTGCGCCCGTGCCGACGGGTAATGGAGCCGCTGGCAAAAAAGAACCGGACCTTGTCAAGTTGAGCGATATTCTGGAAGAATTCAACCAGCGCTATGGCGGCGTGGAATGGGAATATCCCGATAAAGTCAAGAAGGATATTGACGAATTGCCCAAGGAGCTTGCCGAAAATGAAAGCTTCGCCAACGCCGTTTTGCATGCCGACGAATCGACCGTGCAAATCGAAGGCGGCGACGCCCTGCAGCAAATTATCGTCAAGAACATGGCCGCCCGTTCGGAACTCTTCCGCATATTCCTAGAAAACCAGGAATTCCAGAACTTCCTCGTGGAACGCGTGATTAATGCTGCGAGAACGATGGTGAGGGGCGCTGCAGGGTAG
- a CDS encoding YhcG family protein: protein MAKKVANHREDALYSQIASILEQNRKSVAVAVNTAMVRTYYEIGRSIVENEQKGNIRAEYGKEVLKNLSARLTANYGKGFSQRNLEQMRQFFLIYSKEISQTVSAEFTLSYSHYLFLMRIDNPDERKFYEIEAKNSNWSLRELKRQFDSALYERLAVSKDKESVRELSKKGCIVESPADIVKDPYILEFLGLPEQSEYSETELESKLIDKLESFLLELGKGYTFVGRQSRITLDEKHFFVDLVLYNRLLQCFVLVDLKIGELTHQDLGQMQMYVHYYDRFVKLPHENNTIGIVLCKKKSDSLVEITLPEGNSQIFASKYQTVLPNKEQLIELIEEK, encoded by the coding sequence ATGGCTAAAAAAGTGGCTAATCATAGGGAAGACGCTCTTTATTCTCAAATTGCGTCGATTCTCGAACAGAACCGTAAGTCTGTTGCTGTTGCCGTTAATACGGCGATGGTGCGCACGTATTACGAAATCGGCCGTTCGATTGTCGAAAATGAGCAAAAGGGTAACATCCGCGCAGAATACGGAAAAGAAGTCCTCAAAAATCTTTCTGCCAGGCTTACTGCAAATTACGGTAAGGGATTTTCGCAGAGAAACCTGGAGCAAATGCGTCAGTTTTTCTTGATTTACTCCAAGGAGATTTCGCAGACAGTGTCTGCGGAATTCACCCTCAGCTACTCCCATTACTTGTTCCTGATGCGTATTGATAATCCCGACGAACGGAAATTCTACGAAATTGAGGCGAAAAACTCGAATTGGAGCCTGCGGGAACTCAAAAGGCAGTTCGATTCCGCGCTTTATGAGCGGCTCGCCGTAAGCAAGGATAAAGAATCGGTGAGGGAACTGTCTAAAAAAGGGTGTATCGTGGAGTCCCCGGCGGACATTGTCAAGGATCCCTACATTTTGGAATTCTTGGGACTGCCGGAACAGTCCGAATATTCGGAAACCGAACTGGAAAGCAAGCTCATCGACAAGTTGGAGTCTTTTTTGCTTGAACTGGGTAAGGGGTATACTTTCGTGGGACGGCAGTCGCGGATTACGCTGGACGAAAAGCATTTCTTTGTGGACCTTGTTCTTTACAACAGGCTGCTGCAGTGCTTTGTGTTGGTGGATCTGAAGATTGGCGAACTCACGCATCAGGATTTGGGCCAAATGCAGATGTATGTGCACTACTATGACCGCTTTGTAAAGCTTCCGCACGAAAATAACACTATCGGCATCGTTCTTTGCAAGAAAAAGTCGGACTCCCTTGTAGAAATCACTTTGCCCGAAGGCAATTCGCAGATTTTTGCCAGCAAGTATCAAACTGTGTTACCCAACAAGGAACAGTTGATAGAGTTGATCGAAGAGAAGTAG
- a CDS encoding flavodoxin family protein: MKKVLVLSSSLRKGSNSETLAQEFAKGAAEAGNKVEFESLRGKKIGFCMGCLACQKKGKCVIKDDAPAITKKMESADVIVFATPIYYYEMSGQLKTMLDRANSLYSSDYKFREIYLLTSAADTDAKAMNIAKRGIGGWIACFDGVKLKGALCATGAESAGDVKKNSALLKKAFAMGKKV, from the coding sequence ATGAAAAAAGTATTGGTCTTGTCCAGCAGCTTGCGCAAGGGAAGCAACTCCGAAACCCTGGCGCAGGAGTTCGCGAAGGGTGCCGCCGAGGCGGGCAACAAGGTGGAATTCGAGTCGCTGCGCGGCAAGAAGATCGGTTTCTGCATGGGCTGCCTCGCTTGCCAGAAGAAGGGCAAGTGCGTCATCAAGGACGACGCTCCCGCCATCACCAAGAAGATGGAATCGGCTGATGTCATCGTGTTCGCGACACCGATTTACTATTACGAGATGAGCGGCCAGCTCAAGACCATGCTCGACCGCGCGAATTCTCTCTATTCCAGCGATTACAAGTTCCGCGAAATTTACCTGCTCACTTCTGCCGCCGACACCGACGCGAAGGCCATGAACATCGCGAAGCGCGGCATTGGCGGGTGGATAGCCTGTTTCGACGGCGTGAAGCTCAAGGGTGCTCTCTGCGCCACGGGTGCCGAAAGCGCCGGCGACGTCAAGAAGAATTCCGCGCTCCTAAAAAAAGCGTTCGCCATGGGAAAGAAAGTGTAA
- a CDS encoding alpha/beta hydrolase, with protein MKSRFLKAAFAVVSACTLMACTPATETAPAAQQTKDENMNKLTLTAEWDKVFPKSDKVEHSKVTFKNHFGIELAADMFVPKDTSLKVNGKFPAIAISGPFGAVKEQSSGLYAQQMAERGFLTIAFDPSFTGESGGEPRYMNSPDINTEDFMASVDFLSTRDNVDPERIGIIGICGWGGMAINAAGIDTRVKATVASTMYDMSRVSANGYFDAANNADARNEARKALMAQRTKDFKNGTYDLAGGVVDPLPDDAPYFVKDYYAYYKTPRGYHKRSLNSNKGWAASAGTSLMNTKLLAYADEIRNPVLIIHGEKAHSRYFGEGAFEKMTGKKADVPAKLDATKNWSKTVGNKELLVIPGASHVDLYDNLEKIPFEKLNEFFKTNLK; from the coding sequence ATGAAATCTAGATTCTTAAAAGCGGCGTTTGCCGTGGTTTCCGCATGCACCCTGATGGCGTGCACCCCCGCAACAGAAACTGCTCCTGCAGCACAACAGACAAAGGACGAAAATATGAACAAGCTCACGCTCACCGCCGAATGGGACAAGGTATTCCCCAAGAGCGATAAGGTCGAACATTCCAAGGTCACTTTCAAGAACCACTTTGGCATTGAACTCGCCGCCGACATGTTCGTGCCCAAGGACACGAGCCTCAAGGTGAACGGCAAGTTTCCCGCCATCGCAATCTCGGGCCCGTTCGGTGCCGTCAAGGAACAGTCCAGCGGCCTTTACGCCCAGCAGATGGCGGAACGCGGATTCCTGACTATCGCTTTCGACCCGAGCTTCACCGGCGAATCGGGCGGCGAGCCGCGCTACATGAACAGCCCGGACATCAACACCGAAGATTTCATGGCGTCCGTGGATTTTCTCTCGACCCGCGACAACGTTGACCCGGAACGCATCGGCATCATCGGTATTTGCGGCTGGGGCGGCATGGCGATTAACGCTGCCGGCATCGACACCCGCGTAAAGGCGACGGTTGCTTCGACCATGTACGACATGAGCCGCGTATCCGCAAACGGCTACTTCGATGCGGCAAACAACGCCGATGCCCGTAACGAGGCCCGCAAGGCATTGATGGCCCAGCGCACCAAGGACTTCAAGAACGGCACATACGACCTGGCCGGCGGCGTGGTGGACCCGCTCCCGGACGACGCTCCCTACTTTGTCAAGGATTACTACGCCTACTACAAGACCCCCCGCGGCTACCACAAGCGCTCCCTCAACAGTAACAAGGGCTGGGCCGCCTCCGCAGGCACCTCGCTCATGAACACCAAGCTTCTCGCATACGCCGACGAAATCCGTAACCCCGTGCTCATCATCCACGGCGAAAAGGCCCACAGCCGCTACTTCGGCGAAGGCGCATTCGAAAAGATGACCGGCAAGAAGGCGGACGTTCCCGCAAAACTCGACGCCACCAAGAACTGGAGCAAGACCGTCGGCAATAAGGAACTCCTCGTCATCCCCGGAGCCTCCCACGTGGACCTCTACGACAACCTAGAAAAAATCCCCTTCGAAAAGCTGAACGAATTCTTCAAGACGAATTTGAAGTAA
- a CDS encoding MmcQ/YjbR family DNA-binding protein has product MTGIEEQFNGKKLLVKKLIPFGFTKEGPNYALVREILGGQFRLEIRVGRGKKVSVKVFDNDSGEEYLLFSVLSVQGALVGRIRKEVSAITDKFISECFETQIFKRKSANDLIGYAEQKYGDKPEYLWERFPQFAAIRKHENKKWYCLLGTVEKSKVGLKGDEIIEVANFKIVPKELPGLLKKPGYLPAYHMNKKSWVTVVLDGTVTLTEIKKLLDKSYTLA; this is encoded by the coding sequence GTGACAGGCATCGAAGAACAATTCAACGGCAAGAAACTCCTTGTAAAAAAGCTCATTCCTTTCGGGTTCACGAAGGAAGGGCCAAACTATGCGCTCGTCCGCGAAATACTTGGCGGGCAATTCCGTCTAGAAATCAGAGTGGGACGAGGCAAGAAGGTTTCAGTCAAGGTCTTCGACAACGATTCCGGCGAAGAATATCTACTGTTTTCAGTGCTTTCCGTGCAGGGGGCCCTCGTGGGCCGCATCCGCAAAGAAGTTTCCGCTATTACGGATAAATTCATTAGCGAATGTTTCGAGACGCAGATTTTCAAAAGGAAATCTGCAAACGACCTGATTGGCTACGCGGAGCAAAAATACGGAGACAAGCCCGAATATCTGTGGGAACGGTTTCCGCAATTCGCCGCCATCCGCAAGCACGAAAACAAGAAATGGTATTGCCTGTTGGGGACTGTCGAAAAGTCAAAAGTTGGCCTCAAGGGCGACGAGATTATCGAAGTGGCGAACTTCAAGATAGTCCCGAAGGAATTGCCGGGACTCCTGAAAAAGCCCGGCTACCTCCCCGCATACCACATGAACAAGAAAAGCTGGGTAACGGTCGTCCTTGACGGGACGGTGACGCTAACCGAAATCAAAAAATTGCTGGATAAAAGCTACACGCTGGCGTGA
- a CDS encoding Bcr/CflA family efflux MFS transporter, whose protein sequence is MSGKQKFTFLMLLLGLLSAFGPFVTDLYLPALPSLADYFAASPSMAQLSLTMSMLGLSVGQLFVGPLSDKYGRKKLLLVCLLLFVCGTVACIVAPNIVTFNVFRLLQGMAASGGIVIARSISADSYRGPVLTRFLAMVSAVNGVAPIIAPVLGGFLLNFMSWKGTFAVLLLYGALLLFMSGKFQESLPVKRRSKKSVLASFSLYAKVFKNRTYVSYFLVCTFPMIILFGYIASSPFIYQKIYGLSPVGFSLCFALNALFTAFGCALSGKVGDERKALKIAGAGMLVFAIAVAAALMMHAVLPLVQVAFMGLTFMFGMSQPPATALALNAERANAGTAAAAIGASGFLMGGIVSPLVGMGDIATSASIVLLVGAVFTLGSVLVIRSGR, encoded by the coding sequence ATGAGCGGAAAACAGAAATTCACTTTCCTTATGCTGTTGCTAGGCTTGCTTTCGGCGTTCGGTCCCTTCGTGACCGACCTTTACCTGCCGGCCCTCCCGAGCCTAGCAGACTACTTTGCGGCAAGCCCCTCGATGGCGCAACTGAGCCTCACCATGAGCATGCTCGGGCTTTCGGTGGGGCAACTCTTTGTAGGCCCACTGAGCGACAAGTACGGCCGCAAAAAGTTGTTGCTAGTTTGTCTGCTTCTCTTTGTCTGCGGGACTGTCGCCTGCATTGTCGCGCCGAACATCGTAACCTTCAACGTGTTTCGTTTGTTGCAGGGCATGGCGGCGTCCGGCGGCATCGTGATTGCTCGTTCCATTTCGGCGGATTCCTACCGCGGCCCGGTGCTCACCAGGTTCCTCGCCATGGTGAGCGCTGTGAACGGAGTCGCCCCGATTATAGCCCCGGTGCTAGGCGGATTCTTGCTGAATTTCATGAGCTGGAAGGGAACTTTCGCGGTGTTGCTCCTGTATGGGGCGCTGCTGCTCTTTATGTCAGGAAAATTCCAGGAATCGCTCCCTGTAAAACGCCGTAGCAAAAAGTCTGTCTTGGCAAGTTTTAGCTTGTACGCAAAAGTATTCAAGAACCGCACCTACGTATCGTATTTCTTGGTATGCACATTCCCGATGATTATCTTATTCGGGTATATCGCCTCTTCGCCGTTCATTTACCAGAAAATCTACGGACTTTCGCCTGTGGGCTTCAGTCTCTGCTTTGCGCTGAACGCGTTGTTTACGGCGTTCGGTTGTGCGTTGTCGGGCAAAGTCGGCGATGAACGCAAGGCTCTCAAAATCGCTGGCGCGGGGATGCTCGTTTTCGCGATTGCTGTTGCTGCCGCCCTTATGATGCATGCGGTCCTCCCGCTTGTGCAGGTTGCCTTCATGGGGCTTACGTTCATGTTCGGCATGAGTCAGCCCCCGGCAACGGCCTTGGCATTGAATGCGGAACGAGCAAATGCAGGTACCGCTGCAGCGGCCATCGGGGCGTCGGGATTCCTGATGGGTGGAATCGTCTCTCCGCTGGTGGGCATGGGCGACATCGCCACAAGTGCATCAATCGTGCTTCTCGTGGGCGCAGTGTTTACGCTTGGATCGGTATTAGTAATAAGGTCTGGGCGATAA
- a CDS encoding Na/Pi cotransporter family protein translates to MVFNILGSLCVLLFGMKLLSDGIQKSAGEKLQKALSFMTRNRFFGLFTGCALTMLIQSSGATTVMAVSFVNASLLTLEQSVAVIFGANIGTTITAWIVALFGFDFKISALAVPIFGIGYLLTALKKFRKENLGHAVMGFSLMFVALGWLSEAVSLNAENMSFLGRVQDLGFWSFPIAVAIGIAVTALIHSSSAMTAIVITMAYNGLLTWEFSAALVIGSNIGSTVDSIMAAFGSKDNARRTALVHVIFNSVTAILALIFLKQLTVIVDLITPGRAEVAITYHIAMLHTIFNVAGTLLFLPFTTQVARLTKKIIKDSPEDIPAVYTFPFPDLAAHESATIPLVSVRKEIQNMADNTVEMFTRIQNGLAGDPKEFVANHYDWLEKEEGYLDQMQEQLTSYLLKCQKLNLLEFQMNDINSMLSIVTELEALSDESLTVALFIKRVAEKNLSILPEDRERLFPYIGLVQQLLNLVHSHLGTMDGELSAEQFATARDLEERIDNERTALKKVARKRLEEGNNVKAELLYIDIVRKIEKMGDSCFTMARLMGDRRS, encoded by the coding sequence ATGGTTTTCAATATTCTTGGAAGCCTTTGCGTCCTTCTTTTCGGGATGAAACTCCTTAGCGACGGCATTCAGAAATCCGCCGGCGAAAAACTGCAAAAAGCACTCTCCTTCATGACCCGCAACCGATTCTTCGGTCTGTTTACCGGTTGCGCCCTGACCATGCTCATCCAGTCGTCGGGCGCGACGACGGTGATGGCGGTCTCCTTCGTGAATGCGAGCCTACTCACCCTAGAACAGTCCGTGGCGGTCATTTTCGGTGCAAACATCGGTACCACGATTACCGCCTGGATTGTGGCCCTGTTCGGGTTCGATTTCAAGATTTCCGCCCTGGCAGTGCCGATTTTCGGCATCGGCTACCTGCTGACTGCGCTCAAGAAATTCAGGAAAGAAAATCTCGGGCACGCCGTCATGGGATTTTCCCTGATGTTTGTCGCGCTGGGGTGGCTTTCCGAAGCGGTTTCGCTGAACGCGGAAAACATGTCCTTCCTGGGGCGAGTCCAGGATTTGGGATTCTGGAGTTTCCCCATCGCGGTCGCTATCGGCATCGCCGTAACGGCGCTCATTCATTCGTCTTCCGCCATGACGGCAATCGTCATCACCATGGCGTACAACGGTCTTTTGACCTGGGAATTTTCTGCAGCCCTTGTCATCGGAAGCAACATCGGCTCCACGGTGGATTCCATCATGGCGGCCTTCGGTTCAAAGGACAACGCGCGCCGCACGGCCCTGGTCCACGTGATTTTCAATAGCGTCACGGCCATACTCGCCCTGATATTCCTGAAACAACTCACCGTAATCGTCGACTTGATTACTCCGGGGCGTGCCGAAGTTGCCATCACCTACCACATCGCCATGCTCCATACGATTTTCAACGTGGCCGGAACGCTCCTGTTCCTCCCCTTCACGACGCAGGTGGCAAGGCTTACGAAAAAAATCATCAAGGATTCCCCCGAAGATATCCCCGCCGTTTACACCTTCCCGTTCCCGGATCTCGCCGCCCACGAATCGGCGACCATCCCGCTGGTTTCGGTGCGAAAGGAAATCCAGAACATGGCCGACAACACGGTGGAAATGTTCACCCGCATCCAGAACGGCCTTGCCGGAGACCCGAAGGAATTTGTCGCAAACCACTACGACTGGCTTGAAAAGGAAGAGGGCTACCTGGACCAGATGCAGGAGCAGTTGACATCGTACCTCTTGAAGTGCCAAAAACTGAACCTGCTTGAATTCCAGATGAACGACATCAACTCCATGCTCTCCATTGTCACGGAACTGGAAGCCCTCTCGGACGAGAGCCTTACCGTGGCGCTGTTCATCAAGCGCGTGGCCGAAAAGAATTTGTCTATACTTCCCGAAGACAGGGAACGGCTTTTCCCCTACATCGGGCTTGTACAGCAGTTGCTGAACCTTGTGCACAGCCACCTGGGCACGATGGACGGCGAACTTTCTGCCGAACAGTTTGCCACGGCCCGAGACCTGGAAGAGCGCATCGACAACGAACGGACAGCGCTCAAGAAGGTGGCGCGCAAACGACTCGAAGAAGGGAACAACGTCAAGGCGGAACTCCTTTACATCGACATCGTACGGAAAATCGAAAAGATGGGCGACAGTTGTTTTACCATGGCAAGGCTCATGGGAGATCGCCGATCGTAA